A single window of Fibrobacter sp. DNA harbors:
- a CDS encoding NAD(P)H-dependent oxidoreductase subunit E → MRDHITGAVQFVSNNRLKFDGPTQSIDALPDPGQTFGYVNKAVPQPEPKEVLAKLDTPEIKERCADLLSRYPVGQGALLEVLWLVQGVFGWVPTEGIRWAANVCGCAPAHALGVATFYTMYNHAPKGKFLLQFCRNISCAIKGAQPLIKYVENKLGVKTGETTPDGLFTVLQVECLGSCGNGPMMLVNDDFATDVVDGQLKMKRGTTLTEASIDRIIDWCRAHVNDMPKHDVLGGIVKGHCGHPGAPGATAKPQVADYAPPSPVLNVKAEADESGATLTWKGAPEFTKIVVEKKNGSSWVAVGEPGVKDKAFVDAAGKVGDVYRMIATSGERTAKPSNEAVTTQKPAPVEEAK, encoded by the coding sequence ATGAGAGATCACATTACTGGTGCTGTTCAGTTTGTCTCCAATAACCGCCTGAAGTTCGACGGTCCGACGCAGTCTATCGACGCGCTTCCGGATCCGGGCCAGACTTTCGGCTACGTGAACAAGGCCGTGCCGCAGCCCGAGCCGAAGGAAGTGCTCGCTAAGCTCGACACTCCCGAAATCAAGGAACGTTGCGCCGATCTGCTCAGCCGCTACCCGGTGGGCCAGGGCGCTCTCCTCGAAGTGCTGTGGCTCGTGCAGGGCGTGTTCGGCTGGGTTCCGACCGAAGGTATCCGCTGGGCTGCTAACGTTTGCGGTTGCGCTCCGGCACACGCGCTCGGTGTCGCGACTTTCTACACGATGTACAACCACGCTCCGAAGGGCAAGTTCCTGCTGCAGTTCTGCCGCAACATCAGCTGCGCCATCAAGGGCGCTCAGCCGCTCATCAAGTACGTGGAAAACAAGCTCGGCGTGAAGACGGGCGAGACCACTCCCGACGGGCTCTTTACCGTGCTTCAGGTGGAATGCCTGGGCAGTTGCGGAAACGGCCCGATGATGCTGGTGAACGATGACTTCGCCACCGACGTGGTCGATGGTCAGCTCAAGATGAAGCGCGGTACGACTCTTACCGAAGCAAGCATCGACCGCATTATCGACTGGTGCCGTGCGCATGTGAACGACATGCCGAAGCACGACGTGCTGGGCGGTATCGTGAAGGGCCACTGCGGCCACCCCGGTGCTCCGGGCGCTACGGCGAAGCCGCAGGTTGCCGACTACGCTCCTCCTTCTCCGGTTTTGAACGTGAAGGCCGAAGCCGATGAAAGCGGCGCTACCCTCACATGGAAGGGCGCTCCCGAGTTCACGAAGATCGTGGTGGAAAAGAAGAACGGCTCTTCTTGGGTCGCTGTCGGTGAACCCGGCGTGAAGGACAAGGCTTTCGTGGACGCTGCCGGCAAGGTCGGCGACGTGTACCGCATGATTGCCACTTCCGGCGAACGTACGGCGAAACCTTCGAATGAAGCCGTGACCACCCAGAAGCCGGCTCCGGTCGAGGAGGCTAAGTAA